A window from Malacoplasma iowae encodes these proteins:
- a CDS encoding IS30 family transposase, whose translation MKTYKHLTKEERCLIYFLWNKEKYSMNKIAKILNKNKSTISRELKRNTSSTGIYYSSTAHKKYIRRKSNCHMFFMLKYKNFTDLFIQKFNPKSHGVEATIFWIKENYPLVKVPSARQVFRWINSKIWKIQRRDCLRRKYVKGKRRKIGIFSKIDGKYCIPYSLRPEKINNRKEFGHWEADLIVSKRQSGYYHLLTLVERKTRLAIIRKIKGKNARSMMAKMYTIIRDEKLPIKSITVDNGLEFQMMGITAKQFNFKVYYCQPYSSFQRGSNENINGIVRRWYKKGTDFSLVSEDKIKTLEWKVNNIPRKMFGYKTAYQMYQENI comes from the coding sequence ATGAAAACTTATAAACATTTAACAAAAGAAGAAAGATGCTTAATTTATTTTCTTTGAAATAAAGAAAAATATTCTATGAATAAGATTGCAAAAATCTTAAATAAAAACAAATCAACAATATCAAGAGAATTAAAAAGAAACACATCTTCAACAGGGATTTATTATTCATCAACTGCTCACAAAAAATACATTAGAAGAAAATCAAATTGTCATATGTTTTTTATGTTGAAGTACAAAAACTTCACAGATCTTTTTATTCAAAAATTTAATCCTAAATCTCATGGTGTAGAAGCTACAATTTTTTGAATAAAAGAAAACTATCCGTTAGTTAAAGTTCCAAGTGCTAGGCAAGTATTTAGATGAATCAATAGCAAGATTTGAAAGATACAAAGAAGAGATTGTTTAAGAAGAAAATATGTTAAAGGAAAAAGAAGAAAAATAGGTATATTTTCTAAAATTGATGGAAAATACTGCATTCCTTATAGTCTAAGACCAGAAAAGATAAACAATAGAAAAGAATTTGGACATTGAGAAGCTGATCTAATAGTTAGTAAAAGGCAAAGTGGTTATTACCACTTATTGACATTAGTGGAAAGAAAAACAAGGTTGGCAATTATTAGAAAAATAAAAGGGAAGAACGCTAGATCAATGATGGCTAAAATGTATACCATTATTCGAGATGAAAAACTCCCAATAAAAAGCATCACTGTTGATAATGGGTTAGAGTTTCAAATGATGGGAATAACTGCAAAACAATTCAACTTTAAAGTTTATTATTGCCAACCTTATTCTTCATTCCAAAGAGGGTCCAACGAGAACATAAATGGGATAGTTAGAAGATGATATAAAAAAGGAACTGACTTCAGTTTAGTAAGTGAAGATAAAATAAAAACTCTTGAATGAAAAGTAAACAACATCCCAAGAAAAATGTTTGGTTATAAAACAGCTTACCAAATGTATCAAGAAAATATTTAA